The Streptomyces sp. NBC_01439 genome contains the following window.
GACCGCCACCCCTACCAGCCCGCCCTGTTCGGGGCGCTCGCCACCGCCCCGGGCAGCGGCCTGGCCATGGTGGTCGAGATGACGATGGAACTCGGCGGCACCGCCGTCGTACGGGCGGACGCGGACGGGCGCGGCAAGGCCATCTGGATCACCCTTCCCCTGTGAAGTCGAGGAGCTGACGATGACGATCGAATGGCGCTACACCACCCGCCAGGACCTGGGCGTGCTGTCCCTGGCCGGGTATCTCGGCGCGGACGCCACCGACCGGTTCACTGGTGCCATCGGCTGGGCGATCGCGAGGGGCACCGGCCCAGTCATCCTGGACCTGACCGGCCTGCTGGGCTGGTCGGCCGGCGGGCAGATCGCCGTCGCCCAGGCCGCCCGCCGCCTCGCCGAGAGCGGGCGCCGACTCGAGCTCGCCGCGATACCGGCGGACGGCTCCCTTGTCCCGGACGCGACCTGCCCGCCCGTCCCGGTCCACTGCGACCTCGCCGCCGCGCTGGCCGCTCACGGAGCCCACGGGACGGCCAAGCAGTGGACCACCGATGACTGGCCCACTCCGCAGTCCCCCGAGGCACCCGCCCTCACCTAGACCACCACGACCATCCACAAGAACGAAGAAGGACACCGGCACCATGAGCGACATCGTCTTCAAGGACTCCAACGGCACCGTCCTGGAGGACGGGGACTCGGTCACCCTGACCAAGGACCTGAAGGTCAAGGGGACCTCCGAGACCCTCAAGCGCGGCACCCTGGTCAAGAACATCCGCCTCACCTCCCGCCCGGGCGAGGTCGAGTGCAACACGAGGAAGGTCAAGGGCCTGGTCCTGAGGACCGAGTTCCTCAAGAAGGCCTGACCGGCGAAGGCCCTACTGCGGGAAGGCGAACGACACGAAGGTGCCCCGCCGGGTCCGCGAGTTGCAAGGATCTGCAATTGTGGAGGTCGCAAGGTGTGAAGAGGGGCGAACCGACGCCCCCGCTAGGAAACGGTTCCGGGTGGATGAGATGGGCAGTCACGACAGAGGTACCCAGGTGAGCACACCGCTGTACCAGCTGAAGGCGGAGTTCTTCAAAACGCTGGGGCACCCGGTCCGCATCCGCGTCCTGGAACTCCTGGCCGAGCGCGAGCACGCGGTCGCCGAGATGCTGCCCGAGGTCGGGGTGGAGGCCGCGAGCCTCTCCCAGCAGCTGGCCGTGCTGCGCAAGTCCAACCTTGTGGTGACCCGCCGGGAGGGCTCGAGCGTGTACTACGCGCTCACCGACCCCGAGATCGTCGAGCTCCTGCGGGTCGCCCGAAGCATCCTCTCCGGCGTTCTGGAAGGCCAGGCCGAACTACTGGCCGACCTCAAGGCCGGCCGCCACGCCTGAACGGCGCCGGCCCTGCGGGGCCCGCACCCCACGTGCGGCGGCCGTCTTCCGTTAGTGCGGGTTCAACGCGCTTCTGACACCGGAAGGCGGCCGCTCCCTCATATGCCGAACCGCGCCGCAGGCGTTCGGGCCCACTTCGGTCCCCCCTCACTTCTGGGCGTGCTGCCCCAGGTAGAACAGCAGCCAGATGAACCCGGCGAACACGTGCGTGCCGAAGATGTAGAAGAAGGCCCGCATGGCGACGCCCTTCTCCTTCCACTTCTCGTGCTCCGTCGCCGTGTCCTTCTCGGGCAGGTTGTCTGTCATGACGCATCTTCCTCCTTCGTTCTCGACTTCTCGACCGGGCGGCGGCACGGGCGGACGCGGACCTGCATGCCGTGTTCGCCGGCGTACTCGATGGCGGCCGCGACTTCACCGGCCTCGACCGTGCGAACCTCCGGCTCAGGGCCGGTTCCGAGGAAGGCGATCTCGTACAGCTGGACGGCCCTTTGGTTCCTGCTGGTCACGGTGTGCCTTCCGGCAGGATGAAGCGGACGAGCACCGTTTTGCCGTGCCCGCCGGAGGAAGGCTCGATACGGACGTCGCCGCCGAACGTGCGCGCCAGGTCGGCCACTGTGCGCAATCCCCGCCCGGAGGTCCGGCCGGCATCGGCCGGCGTTATCGGGCGCGGGTCCAGGTCCTCGACCGAGACCACGAGCAGGTGCTCGGCCATGTGGAGAGTCACCTCCGCATCCGGGGAGTCCTGAGCGTGCCGGACGGCGTTGGCCACGAGCTCGCTGACCACCAGGAGCACGGCGCCGAAGAGGGCGCTGGAGCTCTCAAGCCCGAAGGAGACGAGGGACCGTTCGCTGCGCTCGCGCGCGGCCCGCACGGAACCCGGCACCAGCGGCACCGTCCACACGTGCTTGAGCACCTCGACGGCAGGCCGGCCGCTGGGGTGCCGGGCCATCACCGACGCCTCGGACATGCCGGTGCCACTGTCTGGTTCACCGGCCGTCTCCTGCGTCGGTGGCCACACCGTGATCGTGGGCCACGCGCAATGCGTCCTCCAGCTCCTCTGCGGCCTGCGCCTCCTCGAAGGCATCGTCAGCTTCCTGTGCAGCCTGGAGACGAGCCCGCGCCACGCGGACCCGTTCCAGCGCCGCTTCCTCGAACCCGGCCACACCGCGACCCCCGTCCACCATATCCAGAACTAGTAAATTGCATAACTCTGCAAGTCTAGCTGGTGCGGGCCCGTTGGGAAGTTCACCGGCCCAGGCTGGTCAGGGCACCTTACGCACCAACTGGCTGGTCAGCTCGTAGCGGGCACCGACTACGGCCAGGCAACCGTCGGCGACCCGGGCGGCGAGGTCCGGCTCGGCGGCAAGGCGCGCCCGGACCCGGCGGACGTTCCCGGTGACCGCCGCGTCGATCCGGGCGTCGCCCTGAAGCCGGTGGTCGATCGCCGGCCGGATCCGGTCCGCCAGGTAGGCGATGTGCGCCGGGAGCTCACCGCCGGCCTCGGCGTGCACGGCCGCAGCGACTGCCCCGCACCCCTGATGCCCCAGGACGACGGTCAGCGGGACACCCACTTCCAGCACGCCGTAGGCGATGCTGCCCAGGACTGCCTCGTCCAGGACTTCGCCCGCCGACCGCACGGTGAGCAGATCGCCCAGCCCCTGGTCGAAGACCAACTCCGGCGGACCCGCGAGTCCACGCACCCGAGCACCACGGCGAACGGATGCTGCCCGACCACCAGCGCCCGGCGCACATGCCCGGCGCGGTCCGGATGGCTCTCGTGGAACGTCCGCCGGCGCCGGTTTCCCGCCTCCAGCTCGCCCCACGCCTGCCGGGGCCCCGCAGGCCGCGGCCTGCGGACAGCTGCCTCCCCGGCTCGTGCGCCTGAGGCTGCTGACGGCCCGCACACCAGCCCGACCCCTAACGCCAGGGCCCCGCTCAACCCCGCACGCACCATTCGGCGCCGCGCGAGGACCACCTCGGATTCGCAGTCACGATCGACACTCATGTCTGGACAAAGTAGGTGCCCGCCCTTGTCGGACATCGGGCAAAGGTCCGCCTTGAGCAAGATTTGGCCCGCGCTGGAGGTGCGCGTTTCCCTGGCGGGTCCGAGCTCTCCATGCTCCGAAGGTGCGTGTTCACTCCTGCAGCCATGCTGTGGCTGCCGCCCGGAGGGATGCCGGCAGGCCGCTCAGGGACGCGGGGTTTGCCTGCGTGGACCGCATATCAATTGAGGCCGTGAACAACCCCGAAGAGTTGATGGCGTCTCTCAAAGCGGTTCCTTCGGCGGCTGCGAGAATCTGCCGGGCGGGCACGGTTCGGGGCCGCACCTACTTGTTGGGCAGGTATCGCCGACTGTCGGGAGTGCCTGCCCGCGTTCTACCGTAGCGGTGCCCGCCGGCGTCCTGTCCCCGACGTTTTCTTCCGGTTGAACGCTCCTCCCCGCTTTGCCGCTCTTGACATGCCTGGGGGTCGGCGCCTCGCATCGGCACGGCACGGCACGGCACGCAGACGGTCAAGGCCGGTCCTCCGGTACGGCGCGTGAGGCCTCCCCGGTTCGGTGGCGCCGCCATTCACGCGGTGTGACGCCGTACGTGGCCCGGAACCGACGGGTGAAGTGGCTGGGGCTGGTGAATCCGCAGCGCGCCGCCACTGCCGACACGGGGAGGCCGGCGTGCTGAGGAGAGGTCAGCAGGCGGCAGGCCGCTTCGAGTCGCTCGGATATGACCCACTGTTCGAGCCTGATGCCGGCTCGGCACAGGACCGCGTACAGCTGGCGTTTGGAGATCGCATGCTCGTGCGCAATGCGCTCCGGCGAGAGTTCCGGGTCGCTCAGATGGCGACGGGTGTAGGCCATGATCCTGCCGGCCAGGCAGTCGTCCATGACGGAGCGGACACGCTGGTCGTCCTCATCGTGGGCTGCCGATGTCAGGAGGGCCCGGACCAGGTCGGTGGTGGCGTTGCCGAGTGCGGCTGCGCCCGGGTCCTTCTCCAACCGCCCGGGGTCTCGCCGGAGGGTGCACAGGTGTGCCAGGACCAGGTCGTGCAGCGGGCTGGTCCGCAGGCGCACGGAGGCCCTGGCTACGGTGTCCACCGGTACTCCGAGGTGCTCCATGTCGATGGTGACGGCCCAGGAGGAGCCCTCTCCGGACCAGCCGTAGCGGCGTGGAGCGAGCTCGTGGAAGACGCCGATGTCGTCCGCGCCCAGGACGTACCGTTCGCCCGCGTTCTCCGCTCTGTGGATGCCTGCGGTCTGGAGCGATACGGAGACCACGGGACGGTCGCGGTGGTGTCGCACGTGCCGGGCGGTCCGCCGGACCTCGAACCCCGTGCTGCGGACGTCGAAGAGGTCCAGGGAGCCTACCCGCCAGGTCTCGAACCGGGCGCGTATCCCCGTTTCGGGTGATTCGTGGACGACGTCGTTCGGTACCGAGGCGTCGTTCATCGCGTGGTGGAACGCGTCCGCCCGTTCCTCTGGTGCATAGGTGTCCAGATCCAGGAGCAGCACGAAATCCCACCTCCGTCAGGGTCCGTCGAGTGCCGTCGAGGTGATTGTGGGGGAGGTGCGCACGGCTCCGTTCAGGCTCTGCACGCAGGGGCCAGATCCGTGCACGCAGGGGCGACCCGCGCCGCTCGACAACGCCTAACTTTCGGAGCGGCTCCCGCAGTTCCGGTGCGGGATCCGTGTCCGGCGGATCCCCCGCCGCCGAGGCACGCCCGTTGCGAGTAAAAGGCAGGATCATGACCGACCAGCATCCGTTCACCCCCGTCACTCCGGTCCTGGAACCGGCCGCGGCCGAATTCGCCCAGGCCACGGCCAAGCCGCCGTTCCTCTTCGAGATCCCGCCCGCCGAAGGTCGCAAGGCCGTCGACGAGGTGCAGTCCGGCCCGGCCGACCTGCCCGCCGTGGACGAGGAGTGGGTGACCGTGTCCGGTGGCCCCACCGGTGAGGTCCGGGCACGGATCGTGCGTCCGGCCGGGGCCGTGGGCCCGCTCCCGGTCATCGTCTACATCCACGGAGCGGGCTGGGTGTTCGGCAATGCCCACACCCACGATCGCCTTGTGCGCGAGCTCGCCGTCGGGGCCGGGGCGGCCGTGGTGTTCCCCGAGTACGACCTGTCGCCCGAGCACCGCTACCCGGTGGCGATCGAGCAGAACTGGACAGTGGGTCGCTGGATCGTCACCGATGGCGCTGCTCACGGTCTGGACGCCTCCCGGATCGCGGTGGCCGGTGACTCGGTCGGCGGGAACATGAGCGCCGCACTGACCCTGATTGCCAAGGAGCGCGGCGGCCTGCCGCTGGTCCAGCAGGTGCTGTTCTACCCGGTCACCGACGCCTCCTTCGACACCGGCTCGTACCACCAGTTCGCGGAGGGCTACTTCCTGCGCCGCGACGGCATGCAGTGGTTCTGGGACCAGTACACGACCGACGAGACCGAGCGGGCCCAGGTCACCGCCTCCCCGCTGCGCGCCGGCACCGAGCAGCTGGCCGGCCTGCCCCCGGCCCTGGTCATCACCGCTGAGGCCGATGTCCTTCGCGACGAGGGTGAGGCCTACGCCAACAAGCTCCGTGCCGCCGGAGTACCCGTCACGGCCGTCCGCTACCAGGGCATCATCCACGACTTCGTCATGCTCAACGTCCTGCGCGGCACCCACGCCGCCCAGTCGGCCATCGACCTCGCCATCGGCACGCTCCGACGAGCCCTGGCCGATGCCTGAACCGACGGCGCAGTCGGCCGCCGTAGACGATCCGCTCGGCGGCGGCCGACGGTTCGAGCCCGACCTGCGTGGGATGACGTGGATCAACCTGCGGCCGATCGCCTCCCCGATGCCGCTCGGCTTCTACACCGTGGGCATCGCCTCGGTGATCGTCGGGTGCTTCCAGCTGGGCGTCTTCGAGGAGGGCGCCCGCCGGGCGGTGGGCCTGGCTGTCTTGCCCGCGTTCGTCCTGCAACTGCTCGTGAGCTGGTTCGCGTTCGGCGCCCGCGACGTGCTGGCGGCCACGCTGATGGCCTGTTTCTCCGGCCTGTGGCTGGCGTCCTCGCTGACCCTGGTGCTGGACCCGTCGGACGGGACGCGCGTCCTGGGCGTGCTCAACGCCGTGTTCGCGCTGTTCGCCCTGCTGATGGCTTCGGTGGCCGGCCGCAAGCGGGCCCTGTGGCTCGTGCTGTGTACGGCCGTGCCCCGGTTCACCGTGGCGGCGCTCGCCAACCTCACCGGCGTCGCCTGGCTCGGCACCGTCTCCGGGCTGCTCGGTCTGTTGCTCGCCGCCGTCGCCCTGTACACGGCGTTCGCGCTGATGCTGGAGGACATGCGCGGCGAGGAGGTCCTGCCGATCGGGCGCAGCGGCCCGGCCCACCACGCCGTCGAGGGCGACCTGTCCGTCCAGCTGGGCAACCTCGAACGCCAGGCTGGCGTAAGGCGCACCCTCTGACCCCGGCCGTCCGGCCACTCGCATCCAGCCCTCGTAGACCCGGCCCGTACGCACCGGCCTCCGACCTCTGAAGTCGTGACGCATCGAAAGCGAGCACCATGACCAGCATGCCCGTCGGCGGGATCACACCCGCCCTCGGTCCACAGGACGGGGGACACGCCGACCTCGTCCTGCGCAACGGCAAGATACACACCCAGGACCCGGCCCGGCCGACCGCGACGGCGCTCGCCGTGCGCGGCGGCCGGATCACCGCCCTGGGCGACGACGGCGACATCGCCGGATCCGTCGGGCCCGGAACCCGGGTCGTGGACGCGCTCGGCCGCCGGGTCGTGCCCGGGCTCAACGACTCGCACCTGCACGTTATCCGCGGTGGCTTGAACTACGTACTGGAACTGCGCTGGGACGGCGTGCCGTCGCTGCGCCAAGCCCTGGCCATGCTCCGCGAGCAGGCCGGGCGTACCCCGCGGGGCCAGTGGATCCGGGTCGTGGGCGGCTGGACGGCGGACCAGTTCACCGAGCGCCGGATGCCGACGCCGGCCGAGCTGACCGCCGCGGCACCGGACACCCCCGTCTTCGTGCTGCACCTCTACCAGTCCGCGATCCTCAACCGCGCCGCCGTACGAGCCGCCGGCTTCACTCGGAACACCCCGGACCCGAGGGGCGGGCAGATCGTCCGGGACCGCGAAGGCCACCCCAACGGGCTGCTCCTCGCTTCGCCCAGCGCTCTCGTCCTGTACTCCACGCTGGCCAAGGCGCCGACCCTCGACGAGAGCGACAAGCGGGTCTCCACCCGGCACTTCCTGCGCGAGCTGAACCGCTTCGGCCTCACCTCCGCCGTGGACGCGGCGGGCGGGTTCCAGAACTTCCCCGAGAACTACGCCACCGTCACCGAACTGGCCCGGGCCGGCGAGCTCAGCGTCCGCATCGGCTACCACCTCTTCCCGCAGACCGCCGGCCAGGAGCTGGCCGACCTGCGCCGCTGGGCCGAGACCGTCCGCCCCGGCGACGGAGACGCCTGGCTGCGCCTCAACGGCGCCGGGGAGAACCTGACCTGGGCGGCCGCCGACTTCGAGAACTTCTCCGAGCCGCGGCCGGATCTCGCGGACGGCTACGAGGACGAGTTCGAGCAGGCGGTACGGCTGCTGATGGAGCACGGCTGGGGCTTCCGGCTGCACGCCACCTACGACGAGACCATCCGCCGGGACCTGGCCGTCTTCGAGAAACTCGCCGCCGAGGGGCTGTTCCCGGGCCGGCGCTGGCTGTTCGACCATGCCGAGACCGTCTCGCCGGACAGCCTGGAGAGGATCGCCGCCCTCGGCGGCGGCATCTCGGTCCAGAACCGGATGTCCTTCCAGGGGCGCGCCTTCGCCGAACGGTACGGGGCGATGGCCGCCGGCACAGCCCCGCCGATCGTGGACATGCTGCGCGCCGGGATTCCCCTCGCCGCAGGTACCGACGCCACCCGCGTCTCCTCCTACAACCCCTGGGTGGCACTGCACTGGCTGGTCACCGGCCGTACCGTCGGCAACCTGCCCCTCCGCCCCGCCGAGCAACTCGTTTCCCGTGAACAGGCACTGGAGCTGTACACGGCGGGCGGGGCGCGGCTCACCGGGGAGGAGGCGGACAAGGGGGTCCTCGCGGAGGGCCGGTTCGCGGACTTCGCCGTCCTCTCGCACGACTACCTCACCGTGCCGGCCGGGGACATCCCGCACATCGAGTCCGTCCTGACGGTGACCGGCGGGCGGATCGTCTACGCCGCGGACACCTACGAGGGCCTGGACGAGGCGCTGCCGACCGTCAGCCCCGCCTGGAGCCCGGTCGCCCACTACGGCGGCTACCAGGCAACTCTTGCGCCCTCGGCGGCCGGTGCCCGCCAGGCCGACCTGCTGGCGGAGGCCGCCGCCGAATCCGAGCAGCACCGCCAGTGGCGCATCGCCCGCGGATTCGCCCCGGGGGAGCCCCCGCCGGTCTTCGACCCCTGCTTCGCGCTCTGACCCGAAGACATCCCCGAAGCCCCTCCTTTTCGCACTCATATCGGCACGCCCGTGCCGATCACCACCGGAAGGAATCTCCATGACCGACTTCGCACTCGACCTCGACGCCGTCCATGCCGCCCCGAGCCCGGACCTGATCACCCCCGACAACGCGATGATGCTGTTCGTCGACCACCAGCCGCAGATGTTCTTCGGCGCCGCCAGCACCGACCGCGTGTCCGTCATCAACGCGACCGTGGGTCTGGCCAAGGCCGCCAAGGTCTTCGACGTCCCCGTCGTGCTGTCCACCGTGGCGGCCGAGTCGTTCTCCGGACCGATCCTGCCGCAGCTGCGCGAGGTCTTCCCCAAGCACGAGATAGTCGACCGCACCTCGATGAACGCCTGGGAGGACACCGCGCTGGTCGAGGCCGTGAAGGCCACCGGTCGAAGCAAGATCATCCTGTCCGGGCTGTGGACCGAGGTCTGCCTGGTCCTGCCCGCCCTCTCCGCGCTCAACCAGGGCTACGAGGTCTACGTCGTCGCAGACGCCTCGGCCGGCGTGACCCCGGCCGCCCACGAGCTTCTCGTAGAAGACGAGCCCGGTCCGGGGGCGGTATCCGGAATTCTCCAACGCTGCGGTTCCCGTCGCCCCCGGCGCGAGAAGCGCGCCGATCCGGCGGGCTCCCAGCGACCGCAGGCGCCGTTCAAGCTCGGCGATCAAGGAACTCCCGATTCCGCGGTTGCGCCACGTCCCGGCCAGAGCCACCACCATGATCCAACCCCGCTCGCCACAGGCCTGCGCCACGGCGACACCCACCAGCTCGTCGCCGACCACCGCCACCACGGCGGGTCCTCCGGCCCTGGCTGCGGTCACGACTTCCGAAACGGGGAAGACGGCAGGGGCCTCGTCCGCTTGCTGGTTCTGGTCCCAGATCTGGATGGCGCGGTCCAGGTCGTCGTCGTGGAAGTCCCGCAGTCGCCACGTCGGCATCGCAACCACATTCGTGAAGGAGCCGGGGCCACCGCCGTTCCGCAGGGCAGAGAGCACGGTGCTCCCGGCAACGGACCTCCCCCGCAACAGCCGCACCATCAGCAACCGGAATCCGCAGAATCGTCGCCGCCAGCCTCATCGGGACCACCATCGAGTGGTACGACAACTCATCCGATCAGCGCTATGACCTGTGCTTTCCGTTCCTTTGAGTGCGGGCAGTCAGCACCGAACCAGCACCGGAACGGCGAGTGCTGGCCGTGGACGCCGGAAGCCCTTACGCCCCTGCATCAGAGGTGACGCTTCCGCGACTGACGGCCGTCACGCGGAGTCATGCCTTGCATCATCAGCTTTGTCATCCCTGCCGCTGGATTCGGAGCCCTGTCTAGCCCGTTTGCGCTGGATCACGGGTCACCCGCCCAGGGCATACGCCGCCTCCCCAGCCATTGCGGTGAGCGCCACGACTCGCCCGCCTGCGCGCAGGCGGGCGGGAGGTGGGCGGTGAGGTGCGTGGTGCCGATGGGGGAATGGAGTGCCTGCTGGTCTTTGAAGGCTACGAAGTCTAGCAGGCCCGACTGCGCCGTCAGCGCGGGCATGCCCGGAGCTGCGATGCGATCGCGAGTGGGTGCTCTGAGCGGGGAATTCCTCGCCGCGCGGGGCCGGGATGGCTTCGGTTCCTCGGATTGGGCACCGGTCTTCCTGCGTTTCCTGCGATGGATAGAAGACCCCCTTCGCGCTCGGTAGAGGTCCTACCAGTAGTGCTTGCGGCCGCCGACGGAGTGTCCGAGGGCGCCCAGGATCCAGAGGATGGATCCGATGACGACGAGGATGGCGCCGATGGTCCACAGGATGCTGATTCCCGCGACGAAGCCGATGACCAGGAGAATGACGCCGAGGATGATCATGGTCACCTCCGATTTCGCTGTGACTCTCCTTTCAGCCTAGGCGCGTCCGGCACTGTCGGCGTGCCATGGAGTACAGCCGACGAGGTGGGGTAGCCGCAGGACATAGGCGCCACCGAGGGAGCACGCAGTGACAGACCAGGAAAAGTCCAGGCAGCATGCGCGGCGGACCACGCCGTCCGAGGCCGTGGGCGAGAGCGGCGACCGTGAGGCCCGGCAGCAGGCGGACGATGCCGTTGTCCAGCGCTCGGGCACGGCGGAGAACGACACGGACGCCGGGGGCCACCGTGCCAAGCGGCACCGTCCGGGCATCGGCCGTGAGGAGCAGATCCACCCCGATGACGAGCACGAGCGGCAGGAGGACTCCGAGGACCGCTGACGTCAGCGTGGACCGGTCCCACCCGGGCACGGAAGTCTGTTGCCCGTCGGCCGAGGCAGGTGTTCTCGGCCGTGTGCCTCGCCGGGTGCTCGGCCAACGGCCGGCCGTGGTCCGGGACGCGGCTGCTGCCGGCTCTGGGGAAGCTGTGACAACGGCCTCCTCACGTGAACGAGCCGGTTTCAGGCGAGAGCTCGGTTGCTGAGCCTTACCGGAGGCGGACATGAACCGTGCCGCGTTGTTCGATGTCGACGGCACTCTCGCCGATACCAATCACCTGCATGTGGTCTGCTGGTGGGAGGCCTTGCGGCAGGGGGGCCACGACGTTTCGATGCACGACATCCACCGCGCGATCGGACTGCCCGGCGAGGACCTCCTTGCCCGTTTGCTGGGCGAGCACCGGGATGCGAGCGAAGACGACACGCTGAGCGCCGCGCACAGCACCCTCTACGGCACGTACTTCGACCGGCTGCCCCCGTTGCACGCGGCGGCGGATCTGCTGCGCGAGCTGGACCGACGGGGCTGGCGGGTCGTGCTCGTGACTTCCGCAACGGACGCCGAGCTCGACGCGCTCAGACGGGCCGTCGACGCCGACGACGCCATCACCGCGACGGCGAGCTCCGAGGACGTGAGCGAGGGCAAGCCCGCGCCGGAACCGGTCCACCACGCACTCGGCCTCGCCGACGCCGCTGCCCGAGACTCCGTGTTCGTCGGTGACACCGTGTGGGACATGGAAGCGGGAGCCCGGGCCCACGTCGCGTGCGTGGGGCTGCTCTGTGGCGGCATTCCGCAGCGTGACCTCGAAGCGGCCGGGGCGCGCGCCGTCTACCGGCACCCCGCCGATCTGCTCGCGCACATCGACACCAGTCCGTTCGCGGACAGGTGAAGACCGCCGGACCACACCGCTTGAGCGATGACCCGCTGGGTAGGCGCAGCGTACGAGAAAGAG
Protein-coding sequences here:
- a CDS encoding alkylphosphonate utilization protein, whose protein sequence is MSDIVFKDSNGTVLEDGDSVTLTKDLKVKGTSETLKRGTLVKNIRLTSRPGEVECNTRKVKGLVLRTEFLKKA
- a CDS encoding HAD family hydrolase, whose protein sequence is MNRAALFDVDGTLADTNHLHVVCWWEALRQGGHDVSMHDIHRAIGLPGEDLLARLLGEHRDASEDDTLSAAHSTLYGTYFDRLPPLHAAADLLRELDRRGWRVVLVTSATDAELDALRRAVDADDAITATASSEDVSEGKPAPEPVHHALGLADAAARDSVFVGDTVWDMEAGARAHVACVGLLCGGIPQRDLEAAGARAVYRHPADLLAHIDTSPFADR
- a CDS encoding STAS domain-containing protein; protein product: MTIEWRYTTRQDLGVLSLAGYLGADATDRFTGAIGWAIARGTGPVILDLTGLLGWSAGGQIAVAQAARRLAESGRRLELAAIPADGSLVPDATCPPVPVHCDLAAALAAHGAHGTAKQWTTDDWPTPQSPEAPALT
- a CDS encoding DUF6126 family protein, whose translation is MTDNLPEKDTATEHEKWKEKGVAMRAFFYIFGTHVFAGFIWLLFYLGQHAQK
- a CDS encoding helix-turn-helix domain-containing protein, whose protein sequence is MLLLDLDTYAPEERADAFHHAMNDASVPNDVVHESPETGIRARFETWRVGSLDLFDVRSTGFEVRRTARHVRHHRDRPVVSVSLQTAGIHRAENAGERYVLGADDIGVFHELAPRRYGWSGEGSSWAVTIDMEHLGVPVDTVARASVRLRTSPLHDLVLAHLCTLRRDPGRLEKDPGAAALGNATTDLVRALLTSAAHDEDDQRVRSVMDDCLAGRIMAYTRRHLSDPELSPERIAHEHAISKRQLYAVLCRAGIRLEQWVISERLEAACRLLTSPQHAGLPVSAVAARCGFTSPSHFTRRFRATYGVTPREWRRHRTGEASRAVPEDRP
- a CDS encoding alpha/beta hydrolase → MTDQHPFTPVTPVLEPAAAEFAQATAKPPFLFEIPPAEGRKAVDEVQSGPADLPAVDEEWVTVSGGPTGEVRARIVRPAGAVGPLPVIVYIHGAGWVFGNAHTHDRLVRELAVGAGAAVVFPEYDLSPEHRYPVAIEQNWTVGRWIVTDGAAHGLDASRIAVAGDSVGGNMSAALTLIAKERGGLPLVQQVLFYPVTDASFDTGSYHQFAEGYFLRRDGMQWFWDQYTTDETERAQVTASPLRAGTEQLAGLPPALVITAEADVLRDEGEAYANKLRAAGVPVTAVRYQGIIHDFVMLNVLRGTHAAQSAIDLAIGTLRRALADA
- a CDS encoding DUF6131 family protein, with translation MIILGVILLVIGFVAGISILWTIGAILVVIGSILWILGALGHSVGGRKHYW
- a CDS encoding ATP-binding protein; translated protein: MSEASVMARHPSGRPAVEVLKHVWTVPLVPGSVRAARERSERSLVSFGLESSSALFGAVLLVVSELVANAVRHAQDSPDAEVTLHMAEHLLVVSVEDLDPRPITPADAGRTSGRGLRTVADLARTFGGDVRIEPSSGGHGKTVLVRFILPEGTP
- a CDS encoding amidohydrolase, which gives rise to MTSMPVGGITPALGPQDGGHADLVLRNGKIHTQDPARPTATALAVRGGRITALGDDGDIAGSVGPGTRVVDALGRRVVPGLNDSHLHVIRGGLNYVLELRWDGVPSLRQALAMLREQAGRTPRGQWIRVVGGWTADQFTERRMPTPAELTAAAPDTPVFVLHLYQSAILNRAAVRAAGFTRNTPDPRGGQIVRDREGHPNGLLLASPSALVLYSTLAKAPTLDESDKRVSTRHFLRELNRFGLTSAVDAAGGFQNFPENYATVTELARAGELSVRIGYHLFPQTAGQELADLRRWAETVRPGDGDAWLRLNGAGENLTWAAADFENFSEPRPDLADGYEDEFEQAVRLLMEHGWGFRLHATYDETIRRDLAVFEKLAAEGLFPGRRWLFDHAETVSPDSLERIAALGGGISVQNRMSFQGRAFAERYGAMAAGTAPPIVDMLRAGIPLAAGTDATRVSSYNPWVALHWLVTGRTVGNLPLRPAEQLVSREQALELYTAGGARLTGEEADKGVLAEGRFADFAVLSHDYLTVPAGDIPHIESVLTVTGGRIVYAADTYEGLDEALPTVSPAWSPVAHYGGYQATLAPSAAGARQADLLAEAAAESEQHRQWRIARGFAPGEPPPVFDPCFAL
- a CDS encoding ArsR/SmtB family transcription factor, whose amino-acid sequence is MSTPLYQLKAEFFKTLGHPVRIRVLELLAEREHAVAEMLPEVGVEAASLSQQLAVLRKSNLVVTRREGSSVYYALTDPEIVELLRVARSILSGVLEGQAELLADLKAGRHA
- a CDS encoding GPR1/FUN34/YaaH family transporter, which produces MPEPTAQSAAVDDPLGGGRRFEPDLRGMTWINLRPIASPMPLGFYTVGIASVIVGCFQLGVFEEGARRAVGLAVLPAFVLQLLVSWFAFGARDVLAATLMACFSGLWLASSLTLVLDPSDGTRVLGVLNAVFALFALLMASVAGRKRALWLVLCTAVPRFTVAALANLTGVAWLGTVSGLLGLLLAAVALYTAFALMLEDMRGEEVLPIGRSGPAHHAVEGDLSVQLGNLERQAGVRRTL